AATGATAATGATAAACTCTACATTTTGTCAATATTCTTTAAAAAACATTTGATAGAAAAAAATAAAAACTTGACAAATAATAGAGTACTATAGTTTAAATGAAATAAGACCTTACATGGGGGTTTACTATGGGTGTAACAATCAAGGATATAGCCAAAAGAGCAGGTGTCAGCTATTCAACCGTATCAAAAGCTTTAAGAAACAGCCCGTTGGTCAAGGAAGATACGAAAAAGAAAATCATCAGTATAGCCAATGAACTGGGCTATCAACCCAATGTTGCTGCACGAAGCCTCGTTTCAAAGAAATCATGGACCGTCGGGGTAGTGTGGCCTACGGTTGAACGTGTTGCGCCATCAACGTTAATCACGAAAATCAATGAAGAATTGGAGAAGCATGCATATACTACTCTTGTTTCCATTAACAAAATTGATACGGCTATCGAAACGTTCCATCGGTTTCAGGTTGATGCAATCCTTGTCTTTTATGATCGAGATGACATTGATATTGAATCTCTGCCTCAGCACTCCAACATCCCTATTTTGTACTATGGAATCGCTGGAAGTTCACCTTTTCCAACTATAGACGTTAACCGAAAAAAAGCCATCCAGCTAGCTGTTAATCATCTTTCCGAATTAGGTCATAAAGATATCGCCTATATAGGTGATCTGGCAGAGCGGGATCTTTTTCAAATCGAAAAAGTTAAGAGTTTTAAAGAGTCCATCCAGCAGCGGGGAATCGAGTTAAGGCAGGATATGATTGCCCAAATTAATGGTTTGGAGTCTCATGATGGTTATCTGGCAGCCAGAAGCATGCTGCAAAAAAAACAAAGGCCAACCGCCCTCATTAGTGCCAGTTATGATTTAACAAGGGGAATTTTACGTGCTGTCAATGAAGCAGGGCTTAATATTCCAAAAGATATCTCTATCGTTTCCTACGACAATATCCCCCAGATGCAAAACCTCGTTGTTCCTGTTACCATTGTCGGAGTGGAATTAACTGATATAACAAAGAAAGTGACAGAAATTTTGCTGCAAATGATTGAATCTAAGGAAGTTCCAAGCGCCATTTATTTAGAACCGGAGCTCGTGGTAAGGAAATCAAGTGCCCCTCCTAAAGACGTCTTGTAATTAGCAGCATGAGTTATATGATTCATGCTGCATTTCCTTTTAAAAAAGTTTAATTGGAGTTGCAATGTTGAAAAAAAAATAAAAATAAGTTATATTCAACTATAACAACGTTGTTATTTGTGATAATTTTAACTTAATAAGGAGATGATGATTTTGAGTCGCTTCCACAGAGCTCGTTATGTTGAAGGCTACCAAGACATTATTCCTGAAGAAGGCATCCTATTGAAATATTTAGCCTTTGGAAAAATCTCACTTAAACAAGGGCAGAATTATTCGAGTCAAACTGGCAATTATGAAACAGTCCTTGTAATAATGACCGGGACGGCAACTATTGTTTCTGAAAATAAGAAATGGGAGCATTTAGGCGGCAGAAATACTGTTTTTGATGGGAAAGGAACAGCAGTCTATGTGCCATGTCAATCCGAATATAAAGTGTATGCGGAATCCGATGTACACATCGCAGTTTGCAAAGCCAAAGCGGAAGAAAAGTTCGAACCTTTTGTCGTTACACCTGACGAGATAGTGATCCATCACCGTGGGAAGGAGACTTGGCAACGGGAAGTTCATGATATTATCGCCGATAACGCTGACGGTCGTGTACAGCGAATTGTCTTGGGGGAAACCTTTAATCATCCAGGACACTGGTCTGGATACCCCCCCCATAAACATGACGGTGAGTTTTTTCCCGAGGAACCTAATTTAGAAGAAGTATATCATTTTCAAGTAAATCCTGAGCAAGGATTCGGTGTACAATTACACTATACCAAAGATGGAAGTATAGATAATGCTTATATTGTACGCCAAGGAGATACCTTTGCCATTGATAAAGGCTACCACCCTGTGGCAGCAGCAGGTGGTTATCAGGTGTATTATCTGTGGTTTATGGCGGGTAATACCGGACGAACATTAAATCCCTATGAAGATGCCGATCATAAATGGCTACATCATAAAAAATAACATTGATCAATTATTTAACTGAATCCATTTCATCCGTTGACCCCAACAGTCTCAAAGAATTTTAGGAATGAAAAAAGGAGTACCTCCCCAAATCTCGAATAAAGTAATTGAGCAATAAAACTCTAGAGATTGGGGGATGACTCCTTATGTTTTGATTTACATCTCAATGTCTATCTTTTATAACTGCTAAAAATTGTTTCATAAACTCAGGCAAGTCTCTCCACGTTTGGCCAGATACCAGATTTCCATCTCTATAAACCAGCTCATTGATAAATTCTGCCCCTGCTTGCTCTACTTCATAACGGCATGTTGGAACAGCAGTCATCTTTCTCTGTGTCAAAAGTTCCTTTAATTCTGGAACCAGGAAAACGATGGCTCCGTGACAAATAACGCCTATAGGTTTATTTTCCCTTAAAAAATGTCCGACAATATGTGGAGTCTCCGGTTTTGTACGAATATGTTCAGGAGCTCTTCCGCCAGGGATCATGAGTGCATCATAATCTTCAGGATTCACGTCGCTAAATTTTTTCTGCGCAGGAACTCGATAGGCTAACCTTTCGGTTGAAATCTCCATAATGCCAGGCTGTCTGTCATGTACAACAGTTTGTACCTCATCTTTGTTTGGTACTGCGACTGTTACCTCAAAACCTTCTTCTCTAAAACGATATAACGGATAAATCACTTCCAGTGTCTCTGCAGCGTCTCCCGTTAAGATGAGAACCTTTTTACTCATCACTATCATCACCTTCCCTTTTGCTTGTTATTTTTAACCTTTTTGATTGTGTTCACAAACTGGCTGGCTAGATCAGTCAGCTGATCGTACGCTTTTTGATTGATGAGATCAGGTTTTAACAGGGCGCCCCCTACACCTACAGCCACAGCCCCGTTTTCAATAAATGCGGGGATGTTGTCCAGGTTCACACCGCCTGTGGGCATGAGCCGGATATGGGGTAGCGGCCCCCGCAGTTCTTTAAAATAACCAGGCCCCAACACAGAGGCTGGGAACACTTTGATCAAATCCGCCCCACTGCGATGGGCCTGAACAATTTCAGTGGGCGTCATGGCTCCCGGAATAGAAATTCTGTTGTGCTTAACAGTTTCTGCTACAACATCGTGGTCATAATGGGGAGAGAATACAAAGTCAACGCCGCAATCAACCGCCTGTTTGGTCTGTTCTACTGTCAGCACTGTGCCCGCTCCAACGAGAACTTTATCTCCAAATCTGCCTTTCAAGCTTTCAATCATCTGTGGAGCATCTTCAGAATCAAAAGTAATTTCAAGGGCTTTGACTCCGCCGTCTACCAGGGCTTGGGCAATGGCCTCCACTTCAGCAGAGGGCGGCCGACGAACAACAACCACAAGACCACTGTCCAACAACTGTCGTAACACCTGTTCTTTTTCCATCCTTATCCTCTCCCTTGTTTAAATATAGACTAAATTTAACGTACAACGTCCTGTCTAGTGCCATTGTCCTCTAGTTTCTGCTGTACCTCAGCCCAATAAGGCAGTCCTTCCACATCACCGCTGACTCCCACCACTATGGCGCCTATCGCATTGCCCAAACGTACAGCCTCTTGGATCGTCCAACCACGAAGCAATCCGCTCATAACCCCTGCGGCAAATCCGTCACCAGCACCGACAGGATCAACGACTTCCTCAACCGTAAAGCCTGGAACGTAACCTTTTTCTTGACTGTTAGTGTAATAGGCACCCTTTGCGCCCAGTTTAACAACAAAAGTTTGCTGTTCATGGGCACGCAGAGCGTCCACAATTTTTTCAGGTTGTGTTTCTCCGGTTATGAGCTGCCCCTCTTCTACGCCGGGTAAAACAATGTCGGCCTGACGAATCAAATCGAGCAGCACAGGCTTGGCTTCTTCTATGGACCATAACTTAAGACGAATGTTGGGGTCAAACACAATTTTGACTCCCTTCGCCTTTGCTACCTCTATCGCTTTATACACAGCTTCCTTGGCCGATTGACTGAGCGCTGGGGTAATCCCAGACAGATGCAGCATTTTGGCCGATCCGATGTACGTTTCATCAAGTTCGTCCGCTCGCAGTAAACTTGCTGCTGAACCTTTGCGGTAATAGTATACATTGATGTTTTTTGGAGTTAATTTTTCCTTAAAAAATACCGCAGTGGGGGCTTGATCTGTATAAATGCACCGACTGGTATCCACCCCTTCCCCTCTGATAAATTTCTCAATGTAACGCCCAAACGGGTCATTACCCAACTTGCTGAACCAGCCCACCTGATGTCCCAATCGCGCCAAACCAATAGCTACATTGGACTCGGCACCGCCAATCTGTTTGTAAAACTGATGGGTATACTCAAGCGGTACTAACCGGTCTGAACTAAATAGCACCATGGTTTCACCGAATGTAGCAACGTCTAATGTCATTACCAGTCCACCTCGATCTTCACTGTCTTCTGCTTGCAGCTGATATTTAGCTTCATTTACTGTAATAAAGTTTATTGTTTCTTATTTTCCGATAATCAGAACGATGTTCCGATAAATTGATAAAAGAAAAAACGCTTACAACGATACATATTATTTTACAGTAATCTATTCTGAAAAATCAAGACACATTGTATCTACAACAGTGGCACAGCCACCCGTATCCGTGTCTTCTGATTTGTCTTTTATTTCTCATGTTTCAGCTAAAAAGTGACAAAATCATCTAGTTTAATAACTGGACCAGCCACGTGGACAACCAAGGGACATAACTAATGATCAAAACATTTATGATCATAACAAGCAAAAACGGGATAATAGCTTTTGTAATTTCAATTAAGCTGATATTGGCAATTTGACATGAAATAAAGAGATTAACGCCTAATGGTGGTGTACACATTCCAATCGCTAAATTAACAATCATAATAATCCCAAAGTGTACAGGATCAATGCCCATATGCATGGCAACAGGCATTAGCAACGGAGCCAATAGAATGATAGATACGGACGTCTCAATAAACATACCGATAAACAACAGTAAAGCATTGATGATTAATAAAAAGATAATTGGCGAATCTGAAATACCGGCAAAAAATGAAGCGGCCATTTGCGGTACACCTTCACGGCTTAGGATCCATCCAAACAAGCCAGCATTAGCAATGATAAACATAATAATGGAAGACATAACAACAGAACGGCTGAGCAGCTGAATGACTTCTTTCCACTTAATTTCCTTGTATACAAATACGCCAACGATGAACGCGTAAGCAACAGCAACGGCCCCTGCCTCAGTGGGTGTAAACACACCACCATAAATACCACCCAAAATGATAACAGGCATAATCAAGGGTAACAAAGCTTCCTTAAACGCTTTTTTACGATCAGCCCAAGTGATATTTGTATCTCCCTTATATCCTCTCTTCTTGGCGATGATATAGACCGTTAAAAGCAATGAGATTCCAATAAATATGCCCGGGATAATTCCGGCAATAAACATGTCCCTAATGGAGGTTTCTGTCGTTACCCCATAAAGGATCATTGGAATGCTAGGAGGAATAATAACCCCTAATTCACCTGATATGGATTGAATCCCACCGGAAAAATTCTTATGATAACCACGTTTAATCATAGCAGGTATCAAGATAGAACCGATAGCCGCCACTGTTGCGGCACTTGAGCCTGATACAGCTGCAAAAAACATGGAAGTCACCACCGCAACAAGCGCCAGTCCTCCCGTCATGTGACCAGTTAACGCATTTGCAAAGTTGATCAGCCTTTGAGATATTCCACCGGCTTCCATTAATGTCCCAGCTAAAATGAAAAAAGGAATGGCCATCAACGGAAACAGATCAACGGAGGTGAACAATCGTTGAGCAACGATAATCAATGGTATAGTTCCGTCCCACCATATGGCGATCGTGGAGGCAAATCCGAGACTGATTGCAACAGGCACACCTATAAAGAAGAGTGCAAACATAGCGATAACCAACAATAAGGCCATTAACTTTCAGCCTCCCCTTCTTCTACCGTATATAATTCAATAATAACAGCGATTCCATTAATGATTAGCAATACAGCCCCAATAGGTATTGCGGCATAAGCAACAGACATCGGCAGTTGCATGGCCGCTGAAACTTGATTATGGACACGCTCCATAACTTCCAAACCTTTGATAAGAACAATAATAAAAAAAACAATTCCAATACCATTAGCAACCGTTTTTATCAATCGTCTAGTGTTCTTGGAAACACTCTCAGCGATCACTTCAATGGCGATTAATTTTTGGTGGCGCAGAGCGACAGCCGCCCCAAAAAACACTGTATAAATCATAAGGAAACGTGCTAATTCTTCTGACCAAGGCAATGGTAATCCTAAGAAAAAACGCGAGAAAACTTGAAAGAAGATAACAACGGACATGATACCCAGAAAAAGACCCATGATGATCGTTAAGTATTTGTTAAATATATCAATGTAGCGTAAAACGACCCGCATAATCTCCTCTCCTTCATCACTTCAGAAGAGAGAGGGGATATTCCCCTCTCAAATATGTGTTATTCAGTCGCTATAATACGATCTAAGATATCACCATATTCATCGGCATATTTTTCGTATACCGGCTGTGCTGCTTCAAAAAATGCCTCAAAATCGTATTCGTCTGCCTGGATGATTTCCATACCATTTTCTTCAGCAATTTTTAGGTACTCTTGCTCCTGTTGATAAATAAATTCGCGTTCAAAGTCACGCATCTCTTCAGCTGCCTTTGTAATGACATCTTGAAGTTCAGGGGAGAAGCTGTCAAATAGATCTTTATTGATAATCAGTGGTGCAGGGCTGTAGAAGTGACCGGTAAGTGTTAAATAATCCTGCACTTCATAGAATTTGTTAGGAATAATAACAGACAATGGGTTTTCTTGAGCATCGACGACCCCTTGCTGCAGGGCTGTAAACAATTCAGTGAATGCCATCGGTGTTGGATCAGCTCCAAATTGACGGAAAGAATCCAAATGGATTTTGTTCTCCATCGTACGAATTTTAACTCCTTTTAAGTCATCAGGTGTTTTAATCGGATGTGTACTGTTTGTAATGTTACGGAATCCATTCTCAGCCCAAACGAGCACTTTTAATCCGGCACTTTCTAACTGTTGGTTAACTTCTTCACCAATTTCTCCGTCAAGAACTTTATAAGCATGTTCACGATCTCTGAAAAGGAATGGGAAATCAAAAGCATTAGATTTAGAAGCAAAATTTCCAACGGGACCGGTTGATGTGAAGACCATATCTACTGTACCAAGTTGCACAGCTTCAATCATTTCACGTTCGCCACCTAACACACCGTTAGGATGAATCTCGATTGTGACTTGGCCATCTGTTGCTTCTTCTACTAGCTCTTTAAATTTCAAGGCCCCTTGATGATAGTGGGAATTTTCTGAATCCGAAGTAGCGTGGCCTAAAGCGATGGTTCTGCTTTCAAAAGTTGGTTTAGTTGCATCATCATTGGTATTTTCACTTTGTTGTTCAGTGGCATCACTTCCGGAAGGTGCTGCTGTTTCGGTATTGCCTCCACACGCTGCTAATACCCCTAAAATCAGCATAAAAACTAGTAACATGCCTAATGCTTTTTTCATCTTTTTCCCCCTCTATTTTTGTTTTTGATATTATCCTGATTTTTTAATTACGGCTTTACTATGCCATCACCTCCTTTATAGCGTCTCTTATATAACATATCTTAAAAAAATTTAAGCGCTTTCAATATTTGAATTTTGAAAGTTTGACAATACAGAATAATATTCTAATAAATAAGGTTATTTATTTTTACTAGAAACAATATCGAGAAGTTATGTTTAAACCTCTGGGTTTAACTTGAGAACTGTTTATCCGCATGTATTTTATTTATATATCTATTATTTTGATTATATTATTTTTTTAGTCAAAATATAATGCTTATGAACTAGATTGTCAAGATAAAGTTGTCATTTTTTATAGTTCCTCTTAAAATGAGTGGAAGCAGGATGGAGAAGTTGCTCCATCCTGCTTCCCAATTTTCTGACTTGATCGTGTGTCATTATAATATGACCTTTGCAAAGTGAGTATTTTCGTTCACAGCAAAGCAGCTAAATTGACATGCGCCGGGGTAAGGCAATTTTTTGCTTTTGCGTCAGCTCAGCATCAACAGTTAACAGATCCATCTTTTCCCAACTCACAAAGGTGTCCTCCCAGATCACATGGCAGGAATGGCTATTCATACCCAATACAACCCCTCGTGCCCCATCCAAAGCAAAGATCACACAGTCACCTATTTTAAACAACCTGTTCACCCCAATCGAAAGACGATCCCATGGCCGCCTTTGGGATATTCCCACTTAATATTTTGATAGGGACAGCCGATGCGGCAGCTGCCGCATTCATGACACCCTTCATAGCCCACATGCATGCGGATCTCTTCCCACTTGTACACATCTGCCGGGCAAAAAATCGTGCAGATTTTGTCCGGACATTTGGTCATACAGATCTCCGGGTCAAGGACATGCAAATGGGATTTGGTGTCCGCATTAAAGCGGACCAGATACTGCTTCTCTTCAATCGTTTGCCCTTTGGCCGTCTCGCCTGCTCCCGCCGAAGACAATTTTTTGGCCGCTTCAGCCATCATTTCATCACCCTCCAGGCCCGGATCACATCCCGGGCAAGTTTCATTTTCTCACCTGCTGAGCCAATATCCCGCCAGATTTTTTTCTGCTTTTCCCATTTGGACAGGCCATCAACGGTAAACATTTGGCTGGCAGCCCGGTTCAACATGGGAATATAGCGTTCGAAATATTGAGGAAATTTATCAAAGTGATGAGTGGCATCTTTATATTTTTTCATGTCCTGTCCCACAAAACTTTCCATCAGCTTGACACGATAATGGTCCAGCATGTTTTCAGAGAAATCATTATACTCTTTGGCCATGATGATGGTCTCCGCAGCTAGGCGTCCAGAGGTCATGGCCAGGTTGGAGCCTTCCCGGTGGATGGCATTGACCAACTGTGCCGCATCCCCGGCAACCAGTACCCCGTGCCCAACCACCTTGGGCATGGAACGGTAGCCTCCCTCAGGGATCAGGTGGGCCAAATATTCCACAGGCTCACTGCCCTGGATGTAGGGGCGGATCATGGGATGATTTTTAACATATTCTAACAACTCGTATGGTTTTATCTTATGTTTGATCAGGCCGGAAAGTAACGTGCCAACGCCTATGCTTAAAGTATCTTTGTTGGTATACAGAAAACCAGTGCCCAAAATGCCCTTGGTGGCATCGCCAAACAGCTCAATGGTGCATCCCTGATTGGGTTCAAGATTAAAGCGGTCCTCGATCACCTTTTTATCCAGTTTTAAAATTTCCATCGTAGCCAGTGCCACTTCATCGGGACGCCACTCTTTATGAAAACCAAGCTGTTTGGCTAAGAGGGAGTTGACTCCGTCTGCCAGCACCACCACATCGGCATACACATCACCGTCGGGGCGGTCCGTTCTGATACCAACCACCCGCCCGTCTTCAACAATACATTCTAAGGCCACTGTTTCACAGACCAGCAAGGCCCCTTGTTCCACCGCTTTTTGGGCGAACCACTGGTCAAATTTGGCTCTCAGCACAGTAAAATTGTTGAATGGTTCCTGCGCCCACTCCAGCCCTTTGTAACTAAAGGTAAGTGCCGATTCTTTATCCATCATCATAAACCGTTGCTCCACAATAGGACGTTCAAGGGGGGCTTCTTTGTAAAACTCAGGGATAATATCTTCCATCATTTTGCGGTATAAGACACCGCCCATCACGTTTTTAGAGCCCGGGTACTCCCCTCTCTCCAAAAGCAAGACGTTCACCCCTGCTTTGGCCAGTTCATAGGCACAAGACGTTCCTGCTGGACCGGCACCCACGACAATGCAATCAAATTTTTCAGGCATGGCGAACCTCCTCTTCTGTTACGGCTGCTTCATTCAGATGAGCCAGGGCTTGCTTAAAGTGTTCGATTAATAAGGGCACGATCTCAAATGCATCTCCCACAATGCCGTAATGACACGCTTGGAAAATAGGCGCATGGGGATCTTTGTTAATAGCAATAATTAATCCCGAATTTTGCATACCGACCAGGTGTTGGATAGCACCGGAGATACCGATGGCAAAATAGATTTTAGGGGTGACCGTCACTCCTGTCTGCCCTACTTGATGATGATGGTCAATCCAGCCTGCTTCCACCACATCCCTACTGGCTCCCACTGCCCCGCCCAGCACATCGGCCAGCTGGTGGATCAACTGAAACCCTTCCTTGCTTTCCAATCCCTTTCCGCCGGCAACAACAATATCTGCTTCGTCAATGCGCACTTTTTTGGTGGTTTCCCGTACAATCTCCAGTACTTTGGTGCGCACATCTTCTTCCCTTAGCCATATACGTTCTTCCACCACTTTGCCTGTACGGCCGGGCTCCCGCTTCAGGGCTTTCATCACTTTAGGACGGACTGTGGCCATTTGGGGGCGGTATTTTTTACACAAGATAGTGGCCATAATATTGCCCCCAAAAGCAGGTCGGCTGGCCAAAAGCAAGCCTGTATCTTCCTCGATGTCCAGCATGGTCGTATCGGCGGTCAGGCCTGTCGGCAAATCAGTGGCTACGGCACTGGCCAAATCTTTGCCGGTAGGAGTCGCTCCGTACAGTATCACTTCGGGTTTATGCTTCTGACAACAGTCCAACAAGGCGTACATATATGGTTCTGTCCGGTAATGCTCAAAAATAGGATCATCGTAAACATAGACCGTATCAGCTCCATACTCAAATACGGTCTGCGACAAATGTTTGACTCTGTTTCCAATTAACACGCCAGCCAGTTCCACCCCCCGTTTGTCGGCTAGTTGTCTTCCTGCGCCCAACAGCTCCAAAGAAACGGGGGCAATCACACCTTCTTGCTCTTCAATATAGACCCAAATCCCTTTGTAATCCTCAAAATTCATTGCACTCCCCCCTTGCCTTGGAACAATTCTTTCTTTTCCAGCACAATGCCAATTAACTGCTTCACCTGCTCTTCCGGTATTCCTTCCAGCAGTTTTCCGCCTTCTGGCTTGGGCGGGGCCCACACTTTGGCCACAATAGTAGGTGATCCTTTCAAGCCTAATTGTTTACGATCTACATCCTCCAGATCGTTCACGGACCAAATATGGGGCTGGTAGCGGGCTGCTTTAATCATGTTGGGTAAAGGTGCAAAGGAAACTTCATTGATCTCTTTTTCAACGGCAAACAAGCAGGGCAGGGTGGATTGTACTACTTCATACCCGTCTTCCAGTTTGCGGTGAACAATAGCGTAGCCTTGTTCCTTGTTGATTTCCACGATTTTTTTCACACTGGTAAGCGGTGGAATATCCAAACGCCGGGCAATGCCTGGCCCCACCTGACCCGTATCCCCGTCAATGGTCATTTTGCCGCAAATGATCAGGTCAATGGGTTTGATTGTGGCTATTTTGTTGAGCGCCTTGGTCAAGGCATAACTGGTGGCCAATGTATCTGCCCCGGCAAAGGCCCGGTCAGAAATCATATAGCCCTCATCTGCGCCCAGTTCAATACACTTCTTGATCGCTTTCACAGCTGGCGGTGGACCCATGGTTAGCACCGATACCGTCCCACCATACCTTTTTTTAAGTCTGACGGCTTCTTCCACCGCATGGGCATCATACGGGTTCAAAATGGCAGGTGCACTGGCCCGGTCCATAGTATTAGTTTTGGGATTCATCTTAATCACTTTTGTGTCCGGAACCTGTTTGATACAGGCCACAACATGCAGCATATCATCACTCTCCTCTCCTCAACGTCTTGTTCTGAATCAAGCTGAATCTCAATTTTATGTTAATTAATAATATTTTAACACATCTAATCATTTTACAAAACCGGGTGAATCAGCGCGGATTGCACTACGTCAAGCTTATTGGTTTAATGGAGGCTAATCCGCACTGTTAAGGAAGTGTACATGAACAACTATAGGGCTAAGGGGAGAAAAACTAACGCATACTGGCGTGGTTTGTTAAGGGGATTAAATTTGCATTTTACTAATCTCTTTGGTAACCCAATTCTGACGATATCTGGGCAGCGGCTTTTTTCATGCTATCGACCACTTCAGGGAGTACCTTGTTACTGAGACGCATTGTAGGACCTGAGATACTAATGGCAGCTACGATGGAACCCGTATTATTGCGCACAGGAACAGCGATACACCGCAATCCAATCTCTAACTCTTCATCATCCATGCCATACCCTAACTCTCTTACGCGTCTAATTTCTTCCAATAATTCATCTGCATTCTTAATTGTATTCTTGGTATGCATAATATAGTTCTGGTTTTGAGCAATCTCCTTAAGCTCCCATTCCGGTTTTTCTGAAACTAAAACCTTTCCCACTGCCGTACAATAAATGGGAGCCCGTTTACTGATTCGAGAATACATGCCGATGGCCAGGTGGCCTTCAATTTTATCAATATAGATGGCTTCTCCACCCTCCAAAATCACTAGGTGGGTACTCTCACCGTATTTATTAGCAATTTTTTGTAAATGGGGATTAGCAATTTTACGGAGATCTAGCGCGTGCAATACTCTGTCGCTCTTTTCCAAAAATTTAAGTCCAAGGCGATACTTTCCTGTTTCTGGATTTTGGGAAATATAACCATGATAAGCAAGGGTACGTAACAAACCATGAACAGTACTTTTGTGCAAATTAAGCGTTTTGCTGATCTCTGTTAATTTTAATTCAGGCTGCTGATCAGTAAATAAATCGAGAATTCGTAATGCCCGGTCAACTGCATTAATGAGTCCTTTTGTTTCTTTCACTTTAAACACCCTCTAACACTAAATAATATCCTTTTACAAGATCAAACAAACTAATGGCATACACATTTACGTCTTCATGTGTCAACTCAGTCAAATCATTTGTTTTACATTATAAAACTATTGTACATCATTTGTGAATTAGGAACAACCCAAAGTAAAAATCATTCCTAAATTACCAGTACGTCATATCCGATGTGAAAAAAGAGCCTCTCCGCGAACCCAATTCACGAAGAGGTCTTAAGAAGAGATGTCCTAGCTTTACCCTTGATTAATGATCATTCTAACGACAAATGGAAACAGTTTTAATGGAAGTGTAAAATTCAATGGCAGCACGCCCTTGTTCACGGGAATGTGAACTGGATTCCTTCATGCCGCCAAATGGCGCTTGGGGC
The Caldalkalibacillus uzonensis genome window above contains:
- a CDS encoding LacI family DNA-binding transcriptional regulator; translation: MGVTIKDIAKRAGVSYSTVSKALRNSPLVKEDTKKKIISIANELGYQPNVAARSLVSKKSWTVGVVWPTVERVAPSTLITKINEELEKHAYTTLVSINKIDTAIETFHRFQVDAILVFYDRDDIDIESLPQHSNIPILYYGIAGSSPFPTIDVNRKKAIQLAVNHLSELGHKDIAYIGDLAERDLFQIEKVKSFKESIQQRGIELRQDMIAQINGLESHDGYLAARSMLQKKQRPTALISASYDLTRGILRAVNEAGLNIPKDISIVSYDNIPQMQNLVVPVTIVGVELTDITKKVTEILLQMIESKEVPSAIYLEPELVVRKSSAPPKDVL
- the iolB gene encoding 5-deoxy-glucuronate isomerase, whose product is MSRFHRARYVEGYQDIIPEEGILLKYLAFGKISLKQGQNYSSQTGNYETVLVIMTGTATIVSENKKWEHLGGRNTVFDGKGTAVYVPCQSEYKVYAESDVHIAVCKAKAEEKFEPFVVTPDEIVIHHRGKETWQREVHDIIADNADGRVQRIVLGETFNHPGHWSGYPPHKHDGEFFPEEPNLEEVYHFQVNPEQGFGVQLHYTKDGSIDNAYIVRQGDTFAIDKGYHPVAAAGGYQVYYLWFMAGNTGRTLNPYEDADHKWLHHKK
- a CDS encoding DJ-1/PfpI family protein — encoded protein: MSKKVLILTGDAAETLEVIYPLYRFREEGFEVTVAVPNKDEVQTVVHDRQPGIMEISTERLAYRVPAQKKFSDVNPEDYDALMIPGGRAPEHIRTKPETPHIVGHFLRENKPIGVICHGAIVFLVPELKELLTQRKMTAVPTCRYEVEQAGAEFINELVYRDGNLVSGQTWRDLPEFMKQFLAVIKDRH
- a CDS encoding bifunctional 4-hydroxy-2-oxoglutarate aldolase/2-dehydro-3-deoxy-phosphogluconate aldolase gives rise to the protein MEKEQVLRQLLDSGLVVVVRRPPSAEVEAIAQALVDGGVKALEITFDSEDAPQMIESLKGRFGDKVLVGAGTVLTVEQTKQAVDCGVDFVFSPHYDHDVVAETVKHNRISIPGAMTPTEIVQAHRSGADLIKVFPASVLGPGYFKELRGPLPHIRLMPTGGVNLDNIPAFIENGAVAVGVGGALLKPDLINQKAYDQLTDLASQFVNTIKKVKNNKQKGR
- a CDS encoding sugar kinase, which produces MTLDVATFGETMVLFSSDRLVPLEYTHQFYKQIGGAESNVAIGLARLGHQVGWFSKLGNDPFGRYIEKFIRGEGVDTSRCIYTDQAPTAVFFKEKLTPKNINVYYYRKGSAASLLRADELDETYIGSAKMLHLSGITPALSQSAKEAVYKAIEVAKAKGVKIVFDPNIRLKLWSIEEAKPVLLDLIRQADIVLPGVEEGQLITGETQPEKIVDALRAHEQQTFVVKLGAKGAYYTNSQEKGYVPGFTVEEVVDPVGAGDGFAAGVMSGLLRGWTIQEAVRLGNAIGAIVVGVSGDVEGLPYWAEVQQKLEDNGTRQDVVR
- a CDS encoding TRAP transporter large permease, which gives rise to MALLLVIAMFALFFIGVPVAISLGFASTIAIWWDGTIPLIIVAQRLFTSVDLFPLMAIPFFILAGTLMEAGGISQRLINFANALTGHMTGGLALVAVVTSMFFAAVSGSSAATVAAIGSILIPAMIKRGYHKNFSGGIQSISGELGVIIPPSIPMILYGVTTETSIRDMFIAGIIPGIFIGISLLLTVYIIAKKRGYKGDTNITWADRKKAFKEALLPLIMPVIILGGIYGGVFTPTEAGAVAVAYAFIVGVFVYKEIKWKEVIQLLSRSVVMSSIIMFIIANAGLFGWILSREGVPQMAASFFAGISDSPIIFLLIINALLLFIGMFIETSVSIILLAPLLMPVAMHMGIDPVHFGIIMIVNLAIGMCTPPLGVNLFISCQIANISLIEITKAIIPFLLVMIINVLIISYVPWLSTWLVQLLN
- a CDS encoding TRAP transporter small permease, whose translation is MRVVLRYIDIFNKYLTIIMGLFLGIMSVVIFFQVFSRFFLGLPLPWSEELARFLMIYTVFFGAAVALRHQKLIAIEVIAESVSKNTRRLIKTVANGIGIVFFIIVLIKGLEVMERVHNQVSAAMQLPMSVAYAAIPIGAVLLIINGIAVIIELYTVEEGEAES
- a CDS encoding TRAP transporter substrate-binding protein, yielding MKKALGMLLVFMLILGVLAACGGNTETAAPSGSDATEQQSENTNDDATKPTFESRTIALGHATSDSENSHYHQGALKFKELVEEATDGQVTIEIHPNGVLGGEREMIEAVQLGTVDMVFTSTGPVGNFASKSNAFDFPFLFRDREHAYKVLDGEIGEEVNQQLESAGLKVLVWAENGFRNITNSTHPIKTPDDLKGVKIRTMENKIHLDSFRQFGADPTPMAFTELFTALQQGVVDAQENPLSVIIPNKFYEVQDYLTLTGHFYSPAPLIINKDLFDSFSPELQDVITKAAEEMRDFEREFIYQQEQEYLKIAEENGMEIIQADEYDFEAFFEAAQPVYEKYADEYGDILDRIIATE